The following proteins are encoded in a genomic region of Porphyrobacter sp. CACIAM 03H1:
- the rpmB gene encoding 50S ribosomal protein L28, translated as MSRICELTGKGRQVGHNVSHANNKTKRVFLPNLQNVTLMSEKLERSFKFRVSTHGLRSVEHNGGLDNWLLKTSDEKLSANALKVKRELIKAQAAA; from the coding sequence ATGTCGCGCATCTGCGAACTGACCGGCAAGGGCCGCCAGGTCGGCCACAACGTGAGCCACGCCAACAACAAGACCAAGCGCGTCTTCCTGCCCAACCTGCAGAACGTGACGCTGATGAGCGAAAAGCTCGAGCGCAGCTTCAAGTTCCGCGTTTCGACCCACGGCCTGCGCTCGGTCGAGCACAATGGCGGGCTCGACAACTGGCTGCTCAAGACCAGCGACGAAAAGCTCTCGGCCAACGCGCTGAAGGTGAAGCGCGAACTGATCAAGGCCCAGGCCGCGGCCTGA
- a CDS encoding AMP-binding protein, with protein sequence MAFAGANFGVVLKALAAAIPAERPALVHGERVVTWGELDALTDRIAAGLVARGLKPGDIAGQMLRNTPEYLLAWFGCAKAGVTPVNVNYHYKARELADIFNRFGLKGLFAESDFADLGREAMPNGTLTVDVGSGEWAALCDAPMPDGFAPHDDPEALFLTATGGTTGMPKAVMWPMDQAWGAFNIGVWQRPPGTPPLVAGSLAEQVAEAERIGPDHPASTSPLLLLSPLMHGAGQFTALIHLLKGGTLALLPAAKFDADLALDEVKRLGARGIFIVGDAFALPLADRLDARGDGAEVLASLRSITSSGAVFSPALKQRLIAHHPALMIVDALGSSESSGTGIVITTAQGSTGGGKFQPLPGRDTKLFDEHLNEIPPGTDGIGIVARTGPLPLGYLGEDEKNAQTFPVIDGRRWLMTGDRARWAADGTLEFIGRDNMCINTGGEKVFPEEVEAVLLEHPAVKDVRVVSLPDPRFGRKVVAVVQPEGAVDDTALDAHARAGLAGYKIPRLYILTDRSLRLNNGKPDYRTAQALADAAAG encoded by the coding sequence ATGGCGTTTGCAGGTGCGAATTTCGGGGTTGTGCTGAAGGCGCTCGCGGCGGCGATCCCGGCGGAGCGGCCCGCGCTGGTCCACGGCGAGCGGGTGGTGACCTGGGGCGAGCTCGACGCGCTGACCGACCGGATCGCGGCGGGGCTGGTCGCCCGCGGGTTGAAGCCAGGCGACATCGCCGGGCAGATGCTGCGCAACACGCCCGAATACCTGCTCGCCTGGTTCGGCTGCGCAAAGGCAGGAGTCACGCCGGTCAACGTCAATTACCACTACAAGGCGCGGGAACTGGCGGACATCTTCAACCGCTTCGGCCTGAAGGGGCTGTTCGCCGAGAGCGATTTCGCAGACCTCGGGCGCGAGGCCATGCCGAACGGCACGCTGACGGTGGATGTCGGCAGCGGCGAATGGGCGGCGCTGTGCGACGCGCCCATGCCCGATGGCTTTGCGCCGCATGATGACCCGGAGGCGCTGTTCCTCACCGCCACGGGCGGCACCACGGGGATGCCCAAGGCGGTGATGTGGCCGATGGATCAGGCCTGGGGTGCCTTCAACATCGGGGTGTGGCAGCGCCCGCCCGGCACACCGCCGCTGGTCGCCGGGAGCCTTGCGGAGCAGGTCGCCGAGGCGGAGCGGATCGGCCCGGATCATCCGGCGAGCACCTCGCCGCTGCTGCTGCTCTCGCCGCTGATGCACGGCGCGGGGCAATTCACTGCGCTGATCCACCTGCTGAAAGGCGGCACGCTCGCGCTGCTGCCCGCCGCGAAGTTCGACGCCGATCTGGCGCTGGACGAGGTGAAGCGGCTCGGCGCGCGCGGCATCTTCATCGTCGGCGACGCCTTCGCGCTTCCGCTCGCCGATCGGCTGGACGCGCGGGGCGACGGGGCCGAGGTGCTGGCATCGCTGCGAAGCATCACCTCCTCTGGGGCGGTATTCTCGCCCGCGCTGAAGCAGCGGCTGATCGCGCATCACCCGGCGCTGATGATCGTCGATGCGCTCGGCTCCTCGGAAAGCTCGGGCACCGGAATCGTCATCACCACCGCGCAGGGCTCCACCGGCGGGGGCAAGTTCCAGCCGCTCCCGGGTCGCGACACGAAGCTGTTCGACGAGCATCTGAACGAGATCCCCCCCGGCACCGACGGCATCGGCATCGTCGCGCGCACCGGGCCCCTGCCGCTGGGCTATCTCGGCGAGGACGAGAAGAACGCCCAGACCTTCCCCGTGATCGACGGCCGACGCTGGCTCATGACCGGCGACCGCGCGCGCTGGGCGGCGGACGGGACGCTCGAATTCATCGGCCGCGACAACATGTGCATCAACACCGGCGGCGAGAAGGTCTTCCCCGAGGAGGTCGAGGCGGTGCTGCTCGAACACCCGGCGGTGAAGGACGTGCGGGTGGTGAGCCTTCCCGACCCGCGCTTCGGGCGCAAGGTCGTCGCCGTGGTGCAGCCCGAGGGCGCGGTCGACGATACGGCGCTCGATGCCCATGCCCGCGCGGGGCTGGCGGGCTACAAGATCCCGCGGCTCTACATCCTCACCGACCGATCGCTCAGGCTCAACAACGGCAAGCCCGACTACCGCACGGCGCAGGCACTGGCCGACGCGGCGGCGGGGTAA
- the xseA gene encoding exodeoxyribonuclease VII large subunit, translated as MSDLIANPKPGDNAQPLTISEISALLKRTVEDRFGFVRLRGELSGVKRAASGHFYCCLKDEGAVIDGVMWKGNAARLNFRAEDGLEVIATGKLTTYPGRSKYQIVIDSLELAGEGALLALLEKTRTRLAAEGLFAAERKRALPFLPQVIGVVTSPTGAVIRDILHRLADRFPSHVLVWPVLVQGQGAAEQVAAAVRGFSALQPGGPVPQPDVVIVARGGGSIEDLWSFNEEAVVRAIAECTIPVISAVGHETDTTLADFAADRRAPTPTAAAEMAVPVRADLAFTLADLAQRQRRAVYRPVELGRERLAARVRLLPRPENLLAPQAQRLDDLSERLRRALGDRSAKGRERLAGVAARLSPSLLLRSAAEAQRRLDRARLSPVLVERPLREGAHRLAALTRVMSQLHPEKPLERGYAIIRGAGGRALTTRTEAAGEARLLLQWRDGTLAAVPEGAAPPPPAPPPRKPAKSAPPPAQDDLFG; from the coding sequence ATGTCAGACCTGATCGCCAATCCCAAGCCCGGGGACAACGCCCAGCCGCTCACGATCAGCGAGATATCCGCGCTGCTCAAGCGCACGGTCGAGGACCGCTTCGGCTTCGTGCGGCTGCGCGGCGAACTTTCGGGGGTGAAGCGCGCCGCCTCGGGGCACTTCTACTGCTGCCTCAAGGACGAGGGCGCGGTGATCGACGGGGTGATGTGGAAGGGCAACGCCGCCCGCCTCAATTTCCGCGCCGAGGATGGCCTCGAGGTGATCGCCACCGGCAAGCTCACCACCTACCCCGGGCGGTCGAAATACCAGATCGTGATCGACAGTCTCGAACTGGCCGGAGAGGGCGCGCTGCTGGCGCTGCTCGAAAAGACCCGGACGCGGCTCGCCGCCGAGGGGCTGTTCGCGGCGGAGCGCAAGCGGGCGCTGCCCTTCCTGCCGCAGGTGATCGGCGTCGTCACGTCGCCGACGGGGGCGGTGATCCGCGACATCCTCCATCGCCTCGCCGACCGCTTCCCCAGCCACGTGCTCGTCTGGCCGGTGTTGGTGCAGGGGCAGGGCGCGGCCGAGCAGGTCGCAGCGGCGGTGCGCGGGTTCTCCGCGCTCCAGCCTGGCGGCCCGGTTCCGCAACCCGACGTGGTGATCGTCGCGCGCGGGGGCGGCTCGATCGAGGACCTGTGGAGCTTCAACGAGGAAGCGGTGGTGCGCGCCATCGCCGAATGCACCATCCCCGTGATCAGCGCCGTGGGGCACGAGACCGACACCACGCTCGCGGATTTCGCCGCCGACCGGCGCGCGCCCACCCCCACCGCTGCCGCCGAGATGGCCGTGCCGGTGCGCGCCGACCTCGCCTTCACCCTCGCCGACCTTGCCCAGCGCCAGCGCCGCGCGGTCTATCGCCCGGTCGAGCTGGGGCGTGAGAGGCTCGCCGCCCGTGTGCGGCTGCTGCCCCGGCCCGAGAACCTGCTCGCACCCCAGGCCCAGCGGCTCGACGATTTGTCGGAGCGCCTGCGCCGCGCGCTCGGCGACCGTTCGGCCAAGGGGCGCGAACGGCTCGCCGGGGTCGCCGCGCGCCTTTCGCCGAGCCTGCTCTTGCGCAGCGCCGCCGAGGCGCAGCGGCGGCTCGACCGTGCGCGCCTCTCGCCCGTCCTCGTCGAACGCCCCCTGCGCGAGGGCGCGCACCGCCTCGCCGCGCTCACCCGGGTGATGAGCCAGCTCCATCCCGAAAAGCCGCTGGAGCGCGGCTATGCCATCATCCGCGGCGCCGGGGGCCGGGCGCTCACCACCCGCACCGAGGCCGCAGGCGAGGCGCGCCTGCTCCTGCAATGGCGCGACGGGACGCTCGCCGCCGTGCCCGAGGGCGCAGCCCCGCCCCCGCCTGCGCCTCCGCCCCGCAAGCCCGCGAAATCGGCGCCGCCGCCCGCCCAAGATGATTTGTTCGGCTAG
- a CDS encoding VOC family protein — MAVAGKIASLGEVMQLAFVPEDFDAAVKHWTEGMGVGPFFVIEGIHLEGMKYRGQPTDAVFDLALAYWGDIQIELIRPRDEHPSIYRGQYGSTGNGLHHVCILVDDIAEARRVCAEAGAEVVIEGTFGTSQVIYVDPGTGPGTLVEILQQAKDGPDLFGMIKAAGVGWDGSEPLRKLG; from the coding sequence ATGGCTGTTGCGGGGAAAATCGCGTCGCTGGGCGAGGTGATGCAGCTCGCCTTCGTGCCGGAAGATTTCGACGCGGCGGTGAAGCACTGGACGGAAGGGATGGGGGTGGGACCGTTCTTCGTGATCGAGGGCATCCACCTCGAGGGGATGAAGTATCGGGGCCAGCCAACGGATGCCGTATTCGACCTCGCGCTGGCCTATTGGGGCGATATCCAGATCGAGCTGATCCGCCCGCGCGACGAGCATCCTTCGATCTATCGCGGCCAGTACGGATCGACGGGCAACGGGCTGCACCACGTGTGCATCCTGGTCGACGACATCGCCGAGGCCCGCCGGGTGTGCGCCGAGGCGGGGGCCGAGGTGGTGATCGAGGGGACCTTCGGGACGAGCCAGGTGATCTATGTCGATCCGGGCACCGGGCCGGGGACGCTGGTAGAAATATTGCAGCAGGCCAAGGACGGGCCAGACCTGTTCGGGATGATCAAGGCGGCAGGGGTCGGCTGGGACGGCTCGGAGCCGCTGCGGAAGCTGGGTTAG
- a CDS encoding membrane protease subunit: protein MRVWNAETAGEAELAQARQNRQIATLEAEAKLESAKLLARAEVERAKGVAEANRIVADGLGGPEGYLRYLYIEHLAQSQGQIIYVPTEGGLPILEAGRLRPRPAPAQE, encoded by the coding sequence GTGCGCGTCTGGAACGCGGAGACCGCCGGCGAGGCCGAACTCGCCCAGGCGCGCCAGAACCGCCAGATCGCCACCCTCGAGGCCGAGGCCAAGCTGGAAAGCGCCAAGCTGCTTGCGCGGGCCGAGGTCGAGCGCGCCAAGGGCGTGGCCGAGGCCAACCGCATCGTCGCCGACGGTCTGGGCGGGCCGGAGGGCTATCTGCGCTATCTCTATATCGAGCACCTCGCGCAGTCGCAGGGGCAGATCATATATGTCCCGACCGAGGGCGGCCTGCCGATCCTCGAGGCCGGGCGGCTGCGACCGAGGCCAGCACCCGCGCAGGAGTGA
- the tadA gene encoding tRNA adenosine(34) deaminase TadA produces the protein MSGRTFRSFMPRALAAARAAAAAGEVPIGAVVVKDGEVIAEAHNAPRGSHDPTAHAEILAIRRAAEVLGDERLTGCELWVTLEPCAMCAGAIAHARIARLYYAASDPKGGAIEQGARVFDHPQCLHRPEVYTGIGEEEAADLLRAFFRERR, from the coding sequence ATGAGCGGGCGGACATTCCGCAGCTTCATGCCCCGCGCCCTCGCCGCCGCGCGCGCCGCCGCCGCGGCCGGCGAGGTGCCGATCGGCGCGGTGGTCGTGAAGGACGGCGAAGTGATCGCCGAGGCGCATAACGCACCGCGCGGCTCCCACGATCCCACCGCCCATGCCGAGATCCTCGCGATCCGCCGCGCCGCCGAGGTGCTCGGCGATGAACGCCTGACGGGCTGCGAGCTGTGGGTCACGCTGGAGCCTTGCGCGATGTGCGCGGGCGCCATTGCCCATGCGCGGATCGCGCGGCTCTATTACGCCGCGAGCGACCCCAAGGGCGGCGCGATCGAGCAGGGCGCGCGGGTGTTCGACCACCCGCAATGCCTCCACCGCCCCGAGGTCTATACCGGGATCGGCGAGGAGGAGGCGGCCGATTTGCTCAGGGCGTTCTTCAGGGAGCGGCGTTAG
- a CDS encoding DUF2093 domain-containing protein, with product MLMTPSDKVAKLYYGPSSFRVLRPGSHVLCAVTGEAIPLPELRYWSAERQEAYASPEIATRRLLGLA from the coding sequence ATGCTGATGACTCCCTCCGACAAGGTCGCCAAGCTCTACTACGGTCCCTCCAGCTTCCGGGTGCTGCGCCCGGGGAGCCACGTGCTCTGCGCGGTGACGGGCGAGGCGATCCCGCTGCCCGAACTGCGCTACTGGAGCGCCGAGCGGCAGGAGGCCTACGCCTCGCCCGAGATCGCCACGCGCCGCCTGCTCGGCCTCGCCTGA
- a CDS encoding MGMT family protein: MAKRKTALDHLNSGREPHIVHMIPPGAPGYREAGGGAMVVSSPAEVNALVRTLAEGEIVTLDDLRAALARRHKVAVACPVSTAIFLNMAARAAEEQRPFLPEEELTPWWRVLKKGGFLNPKYPGGTEAQQALLEAEGVRVSPLRRKPAVFDYADRTPRDPIEERAGR; the protein is encoded by the coding sequence ATGGCCAAGCGCAAGACTGCCCTCGACCACCTCAACAGCGGCCGAGAGCCGCATATCGTCCACATGATCCCGCCCGGTGCACCCGGCTACCGCGAGGCGGGCGGCGGGGCGATGGTCGTCTCCAGCCCGGCCGAGGTGAATGCGCTGGTGCGCACCCTTGCGGAGGGGGAAATCGTGACGCTCGACGACCTGCGCGCCGCCCTCGCACGGCGGCACAAGGTGGCGGTCGCCTGTCCGGTCTCGACCGCGATCTTCCTGAACATGGCCGCCCGCGCCGCAGAGGAACAGCGCCCTTTCCTGCCCGAGGAGGAGCTGACCCCGTGGTGGCGGGTGCTGAAGAAGGGCGGGTTCCTCAACCCCAAATACCCCGGCGGCACCGAGGCCCAGCAGGCGCTGCTCGAAGCCGAGGGCGTGCGCGTCTCACCACTGCGGCGCAAGCCTGCGGTGTTCGACTATGCGGACCGCACGCCCCGCGACCCGATCGAGGAACGCGCGGGGCGCTAG
- the purD gene encoding phosphoribosylamine--glycine ligase — protein MNILLLGSGGREHALAWQLRQSPSLRGTLYAAPGNPGIAEEAEVVALEVTDHAAVIAFCGDKAIDLVVIGPEAPLVDGLSDSLRAAGVPVFGPSKAAAQLEGSKGFTKDLCARAGIPTAGYVRTASLEEARVALAKFQAPYVLKADGLAAGKGVVIAASLAEAEETLADMFGGGFGGAGAQVVIEEFMEGEEASFFALTDGTTIVPFGSAQDHKRVGDGDTGPNTGGMGAYSPAPVLTPELQARVMAEIVEPTVRTMREEGNPYQGVLYAGLMLTAEGPKLIEYNARFGDPECQVLMMRLESDLAAIMLACAQGSLEGTRVAFHDETALTVVMAARGYPGTPEMGGAIDLGAAEAEGAKVFHAGTALKEGALVANGGRVLNVTATGASVTEAQAKAYAAVDAITFPTGFCRRDIGQKEVAREAARNA, from the coding sequence ATGAACATCCTTCTCCTCGGTTCCGGAGGTCGCGAGCACGCGCTGGCCTGGCAATTGCGCCAATCGCCGAGCCTGCGCGGCACCCTCTATGCCGCGCCCGGAAATCCCGGCATCGCCGAGGAGGCCGAGGTAGTGGCGCTGGAGGTGACCGATCATGCCGCGGTGATCGCCTTCTGCGGCGACAAGGCCATCGACCTCGTCGTGATCGGCCCCGAGGCGCCGCTGGTCGACGGGCTTTCCGACAGCCTGCGCGCCGCCGGCGTGCCGGTGTTCGGCCCCTCCAAGGCCGCCGCGCAGCTCGAGGGCTCCAAGGGCTTCACCAAGGACCTGTGCGCCCGCGCAGGCATTCCCACCGCCGGTTACGTGCGCACCGCATCGCTCGAGGAAGCGCGCGTCGCCCTCGCCAAGTTCCAAGCGCCCTATGTGCTCAAGGCCGATGGCTTGGCGGCGGGCAAGGGGGTGGTGATCGCCGCGAGCCTCGCCGAGGCCGAGGAGACGCTCGCCGACATGTTCGGCGGCGGCTTCGGCGGCGCGGGCGCGCAAGTGGTGATCGAGGAATTTATGGAGGGCGAGGAGGCGAGCTTCTTCGCCCTCACCGACGGCACCACCATCGTCCCCTTCGGCAGCGCGCAGGATCACAAGCGCGTCGGCGACGGCGACACCGGACCCAACACTGGCGGGATGGGCGCCTATTCCCCCGCCCCGGTGCTTACGCCCGAATTGCAGGCCCGCGTCATGGCCGAGATCGTCGAGCCGACCGTGCGCACCATGCGCGAGGAGGGGAATCCCTATCAAGGCGTGCTCTATGCGGGCCTCATGCTCACCGCAGAGGGGCCGAAGCTGATCGAATACAACGCCCGCTTCGGCGATCCCGAATGCCAGGTGCTGATGATGCGGTTGGAGAGCGATCTTGCCGCGATCATGCTCGCCTGTGCGCAAGGCAGCCTCGAAGGGACCCGCGTCGCCTTCCACGACGAGACCGCGCTCACGGTGGTGATGGCGGCGAGGGGCTATCCCGGCACGCCCGAGATGGGCGGCGCGATCGACCTCGGTGCGGCGGAAGCCGAGGGCGCCAAGGTCTTCCATGCCGGAACCGCGCTGAAGGAGGGCGCGCTGGTCGCGAACGGCGGGCGGGTGCTCAACGTGACGGCGACCGGCGCAAGCGTGACGGAGGCGCAGGCCAAGGCCTATGCCGCCGTCGATGCGATCACCTTCCCCACCGGCTTCTGCCGCCGCGATATCGGCCAAAAGGAAGTGGCCCGCGAGGCCGCCCGCAACGCCTAG
- a CDS encoding aromatic ring-hydroxylating oxygenase subunit alpha, which produces MNEIKDIARADRCPGISYTDMLNGDTRRPPDYLFEESHIEMGDDPLPVAPYISEDFARLEREKMWPNVWLFAAREDEMPDPGDTVVFDIAGKSFLLIRQKDGSVKAFYNACLHRGRKLRTEGGQSVQLRCPFHGFTWRNDGSLKEIPCSWDFKHLEGKDMDLPQARVELWQGFVMLTENHALPDFKTWLGPAASHYERYDFANRYTGMWVQKKIPANWKATAEAFMEAWHSITTHPQLLAFLGDANTRYDLIGDHFNRAITPSGVLSPHVKGKNSDYVLEKMNEFSGGQDARTNRRFSASESPAEGYDADDPLGARKILAEAGRKGFAEQYGYDYSDAADTEILDNFTYNIFPNFAPWIGFLPTLVYRWLPGDTPDWCIMEIRLLFPTPKGQPRPRAVEMTYIPDDEPFAWAADKMGPQLANVFDQDMANLPYVQEGMKAMKDGLMELGHYQDSRVRHFQTTLMKYVNGELPAVK; this is translated from the coding sequence ATGAACGAAATCAAGGACATCGCCCGCGCTGACCGCTGCCCGGGGATCAGCTACACCGACATGCTGAACGGCGACACCCGCCGCCCGCCCGACTATCTTTTCGAGGAATCGCATATCGAGATGGGCGACGATCCGCTCCCGGTTGCGCCCTACATTTCGGAGGACTTCGCCCGCCTGGAACGCGAGAAGATGTGGCCCAACGTCTGGCTCTTCGCCGCGCGCGAGGACGAGATGCCGGACCCGGGCGACACGGTGGTGTTCGACATCGCCGGCAAGAGCTTCCTGCTGATCCGCCAGAAGGACGGCAGCGTGAAGGCTTTCTACAACGCCTGCCTCCACCGCGGCCGCAAGCTGCGCACCGAGGGCGGCCAGTCGGTGCAGCTGCGCTGCCCGTTCCACGGGTTCACGTGGAGGAACGACGGGAGCCTCAAGGAAATCCCCTGTTCGTGGGACTTCAAGCACCTCGAGGGCAAGGACATGGACCTGCCGCAGGCACGCGTCGAGCTGTGGCAGGGCTTCGTCATGCTCACCGAAAACCACGCCCTGCCCGATTTCAAGACCTGGCTCGGCCCCGCCGCGTCGCATTACGAACGCTACGACTTCGCCAATCGCTACACCGGGATGTGGGTGCAGAAGAAGATCCCGGCCAACTGGAAGGCCACCGCCGAGGCCTTCATGGAGGCCTGGCACTCGATCACAACCCACCCGCAACTGCTGGCCTTCCTCGGCGATGCCAATACCCGCTACGATCTGATCGGCGACCACTTCAACCGCGCGATCACGCCCTCGGGGGTGCTCAGCCCGCACGTGAAGGGCAAGAACTCGGACTACGTGCTCGAGAAGATGAACGAGTTCTCGGGCGGGCAGGACGCGCGCACCAACCGCCGTTTCTCCGCGAGCGAGAGCCCGGCTGAGGGCTACGACGCCGACGATCCGCTCGGCGCGCGCAAGATCCTCGCCGAGGCGGGCCGCAAGGGGTTCGCGGAGCAGTACGGCTACGATTATTCGGACGCCGCCGACACCGAGATCCTCGACAACTTCACCTACAACATCTTCCCCAACTTCGCCCCGTGGATCGGCTTCCTGCCGACGCTGGTCTACCGCTGGCTCCCTGGCGACACGCCGGACTGGTGCATCATGGAGATCCGCCTGCTGTTCCCCACCCCCAAGGGGCAGCCGCGGCCGCGCGCGGTGGAAATGACCTATATCCCCGACGACGAGCCCTTCGCCTGGGCCGCCGACAAGATGGGCCCGCAGCTCGCCAACGTCTTCGATCAGGACATGGCGAACCTGCCCTATGTGCAGGAAGGCATGAAGGCGATGAAGGACGGGCTGATGGAGCTCGGCCACTACCAGGACAGCCGCGTGCGGCATTTCCAGACGACGCTGATGAAATACGTGAACGGGGAGTTGCCCGCGGTTAAGTAG
- a CDS encoding helix-turn-helix transcriptional regulator, translating to MAHNVVELRTPQGRESLEQLLDSVTITCPEDIHDAAVALARIAQERGMQIAVCDDISSKEPMVDAEGTILNADIFRWLDDGARWWEDHRLALHSPLPRACRYESEPFWVNRHGFNTRWRNHYLAEIDLNDFERRALCKAAIVIPVHLPFGQISASSFISQDRTKEDLSAEFAEYGALFAMVTRCFVAGYVQAHRTKRRIPSDCVLSKREVECLRWAAIGKTDKEISMILNRSHATIRYHIHRAGEKLDSVNRAQTIFKAGQLGYLGASD from the coding sequence ATGGCCCATAATGTTGTCGAGCTGCGGACACCGCAAGGCCGCGAATCCCTTGAGCAATTGCTCGATTCCGTCACCATCACCTGCCCCGAGGACATCCACGATGCCGCCGTCGCGCTGGCGCGAATCGCGCAGGAGCGGGGGATGCAGATCGCGGTTTGCGACGACATCTCGTCCAAGGAGCCGATGGTCGATGCCGAGGGCACGATCCTCAACGCCGACATCTTCCGCTGGCTCGACGATGGCGCGCGCTGGTGGGAGGATCACCGGCTGGCGCTCCACTCGCCGCTGCCGCGTGCCTGCCGCTACGAGAGCGAACCCTTCTGGGTGAACCGCCACGGCTTCAACACCCGCTGGCGCAACCACTACCTTGCCGAGATCGACCTCAACGATTTCGAGCGTCGCGCGCTGTGCAAGGCGGCGATCGTGATCCCCGTCCACCTGCCCTTCGGCCAGATCAGCGCGTCGAGCTTCATCAGCCAGGACCGCACCAAGGAGGACCTTTCGGCCGAGTTCGCCGAATACGGCGCGCTCTTCGCGATGGTGACGCGGTGCTTCGTCGCCGGCTACGTCCAGGCCCACCGCACCAAGCGGCGGATCCCGTCAGACTGCGTTCTTTCGAAGCGCGAGGTCGAATGCCTGCGCTGGGCGGCGATCGGCAAGACCGACAAGGAGATCAGCATGATCCTCAACCGGTCGCACGCCACGATCCGCTATCACATCCACCGCGCCGGCGAGAAGCTGGACAGCGTCAACCGCGCGCAGACGATCTTCAAGGCGGGCCAGCTCGGGTATCTGGGGGCGTCTGACTAG
- a CDS encoding esterase-like activity of phytase family protein yields the protein MIPDAPRARRTGHVRALRLFGIAVVALALAPGTFLRAPGQLRSDPAQIAVTPRIAQGKVAGELGQPDGVWELTSPQGFFGGFSALVAGEGPALIAGSDRGFLLDIDLAGEAPRPVLASFRFVGISTRGRKEFVDLEALARDPVTGTLWAAFEHDNLVMRFPRQGGRSVHAPPDIADWSANSGPETMERLADGRFLMIAEGNIGGDRRLHDALLYPGDPGESGTPPLAFRFLGPANFNPVDATQLPDGRVLILLRQVDYRIPARFSAAIAIADPRRIRAGAAWEARLVAQMQDGILAENFEGIAYVPSVADPRKGSVWLISDDNFSIFQRTLLVRFAWDGSIAP from the coding sequence ATGATCCCCGACGCCCCCCGCGCGCGGCGCACCGGGCACGTGCGGGCGCTGCGCCTGTTCGGGATCGCGGTGGTGGCGCTGGCCCTCGCACCGGGGACCTTCCTGCGTGCGCCCGGCCAGCTGCGCAGCGATCCGGCCCAGATCGCCGTCACGCCGCGGATCGCTCAAGGGAAGGTGGCGGGCGAGCTGGGCCAACCCGACGGCGTCTGGGAACTGACGTCCCCGCAGGGCTTCTTCGGCGGCTTTTCCGCGCTCGTGGCGGGAGAGGGTCCGGCGCTGATCGCGGGGAGCGACCGCGGCTTCCTGCTCGACATCGATCTGGCTGGGGAGGCGCCCCGCCCTGTCCTTGCCAGCTTCCGCTTCGTCGGGATCAGCACCCGAGGTCGCAAGGAATTCGTCGATCTCGAGGCACTGGCGCGCGACCCGGTGACCGGCACGCTGTGGGCGGCCTTCGAGCATGACAATCTCGTCATGCGCTTCCCGCGGCAGGGCGGACGCAGCGTCCATGCCCCGCCGGACATCGCGGATTGGAGCGCCAACAGCGGGCCCGAGACGATGGAGCGGCTCGCCGACGGGCGCTTTCTGATGATTGCCGAGGGCAACATCGGCGGCGACCGCCGGTTGCACGATGCGCTGCTGTATCCGGGCGATCCGGGCGAGAGCGGAACGCCGCCGCTGGCCTTCCGCTTCCTTGGCCCGGCCAACTTCAATCCGGTCGACGCCACCCAGCTGCCCGATGGGCGGGTGCTGATCCTCTTGAGGCAGGTCGATTACAGGATCCCGGCGAGGTTCAGCGCCGCGATCGCGATTGCCGATCCGCGCAGGATCCGCGCGGGCGCCGCGTGGGAGGCGCGCCTCGTCGCGCAGATGCAAGACGGCATCCTTGCGGAGAATTTCGAGGGGATCGCCTATGTTCCCTCGGTCGCCGACCCGCGCAAGGGTAGCGTCTGGCTGATCTCGGACGACAATTTCTCGATCTTCCAGCGCACGCTGCTGGTGCGCTTCGCCTGGGACGGTTCGATCGCGCCATAA
- a CDS encoding VOC family protein, protein MSYALDHLTILSRDPDQAAAFYGFLLPRIGFVQKKRGIWANAAGLHIQFGKAKEGTGDYGRYAPGLNHFGFSAPSAAAVKALAAELEAAGIEARLQHFEPGITALFVPDPDGLRVEISYYPRGVPPVD, encoded by the coding sequence ATGAGCTACGCGCTCGATCACCTCACCATCCTGTCGCGCGATCCGGACCAGGCCGCCGCCTTCTACGGCTTCCTGCTGCCGCGCATAGGTTTCGTGCAGAAGAAGCGCGGCATCTGGGCAAACGCGGCCGGGCTGCACATCCAGTTCGGCAAGGCGAAGGAGGGGACGGGGGACTATGGCCGCTATGCCCCCGGCCTCAACCATTTCGGCTTTTCCGCCCCGAGCGCGGCGGCGGTCAAGGCGCTCGCGGCCGAGCTGGAGGCGGCAGGCATTGAGGCGCGGCTCCAGCATTTCGAGCCGGGCATCACTGCCCTGTTCGTGCCCGATCCGGACGGCCTGAGGGTGGAAATCAGCTACTACCCTCGCGGAGTGCCGCCGGTGGACTGA